One genomic region from Candidatus Nomurabacteria bacterium encodes:
- a CDS encoding class F sortase, giving the protein MQQKQKLQLSALELSDRMRTYRTRQPHRVIPRSGATHLRRRIGMDVWEPSNMALDTSEHKALQSTRPDTTTKQVNTTANSFKKPTPLLNDSKLNVKDSNIAPEGSNPKAFDFQESASKWKKSQQNKKTLSFRRLKSISPNYFMYGMAVVVFMVGITVAIRSFMLDNKIAQTVSAQASNSEATSDVDEKKPSDDDVRSYSVAPDLPRIVAIPKLGINGRVRQMSVDKNGSLEAPRSIHDAGWYNQSAKPGTPGGAVLLDGHVSGPTQKGVFYKIETLNKGDIVTIERGDGKKIDYKVVKVEIKKATNLDMTEMILPITKGTHGLNLISCTGKFNASNKTFEDRALVFTEVSRIY; this is encoded by the coding sequence ATGCAACAAAAACAGAAGTTACAACTTAGCGCCCTTGAACTGTCTGATAGAATGCGAACATATCGCACCAGACAGCCTCATAGAGTTATTCCACGAAGCGGAGCTACTCACTTACGACGGCGAATAGGCATGGATGTATGGGAGCCCTCTAACATGGCGCTGGATACTTCTGAACATAAAGCGTTGCAAAGTACTCGCCCAGACACCACTACAAAACAAGTAAATACTACTGCAAATAGTTTCAAAAAACCAACACCATTACTTAACGATTCAAAGTTAAATGTTAAAGATAGTAATATCGCTCCCGAAGGTAGTAATCCTAAGGCGTTCGATTTCCAGGAATCCGCTAGTAAATGGAAGAAGTCTCAACAAAACAAGAAAACACTGTCCTTTAGAAGGCTCAAGTCGATATCACCAAATTATTTCATGTATGGCATGGCGGTAGTAGTGTTTATGGTTGGCATAACGGTCGCAATCAGATCGTTCATGCTCGACAACAAGATTGCCCAAACAGTTTCTGCTCAAGCTTCAAACTCTGAAGCAACTAGTGATGTTGATGAAAAAAAACCGTCTGATGATGATGTTCGTTCGTATTCTGTTGCCCCTGACTTGCCAAGAATAGTGGCAATTCCAAAGCTTGGCATTAATGGTAGAGTAAGGCAAATGTCTGTCGACAAGAACGGGTCTCTTGAGGCCCCAAGGAGTATCCATGATGCAGGATGGTACAATCAAAGTGCCAAGCCCGGAACTCCTGGTGGCGCTGTATTGCTTGACGGTCATGTGTCTGGGCCGACACAAAAAGGAGTGTTCTACAAGATAGAAACTCTAAATAAAGGCGATATTGTAACTATAGAGCGTGGCGACGGCAAGAAGATTGACTACAAAGTTGTCAAAGTAGAAATCAAGAAGGCAACAAATTTAGATATGACCGAAATGATTTTACCTATCACTAAAGGTACACATGGGCTCAACCTCATATCTTGCACTGGTAAATTTAATGCTTCTAACAAAACATTTGAAGATAGGGCTTTAGTTTTTACTGAAGTTAGTCGTATTTACTGA
- the rny gene encoding ribonuclease Y, with amino-acid sequence MEPITIVLAVAGLAVGFGGNVLITRQKAGKAEENAKKEVDKAKKEARKIVQDAKDDALKIADDARKEEQQRRKEFKDIEKRLLDREDALDKKLDQLDKRNEALRKSEDEVETLKDEIRKIRTKQQEKLEKVAKLSKSEATEKLMQMTERDIKSDLTGLIAKLQTEAQEMAEEKAGYIIVSAMERMASEVTAERTLTSVKLDDEEMKGRIIGKEGRNIQALQRSTGVDIMVDDTPGYIVLSSFDPVRREVARQAVEMLLKDGRVHPGRIEEVVEKAQKNVQKDVIRAGEDAAREVGVIGIPKEILQILGELKYRTSYGQNVLKHSTEMAHIAGIIAEEVGADVRIAKYSALVHDIGKALTHKIEGKHHHISGEILRKYGAPEEVALAAEQHHDDVEATTVEALIVRVVDAISAARPGARNISAENFAERMKELENVANSFSGIEKSYAISAGREVRVFVKPQSVDDLSAIKLARDIATKIESTMQYPGTIKVNVIRETRAIEFAK; translated from the coding sequence ATGGAACCAATTACCATAGTTTTAGCTGTGGCTGGTCTTGCTGTTGGTTTTGGTGGTAATGTTTTGATTACTCGCCAAAAAGCAGGAAAAGCCGAAGAAAATGCCAAGAAAGAGGTTGATAAAGCAAAAAAAGAGGCTCGTAAAATAGTCCAAGACGCAAAAGATGATGCTCTTAAAATTGCTGATGATGCACGTAAAGAAGAACAACAGCGTCGCAAAGAATTTAAGGATATTGAGAAGCGTTTGCTTGATCGTGAAGACGCATTAGATAAAAAACTCGACCAACTAGATAAACGTAATGAGGCATTGCGTAAGAGTGAGGACGAAGTTGAAACCCTAAAAGACGAGATTCGAAAAATTCGAACCAAACAACAAGAAAAATTAGAGAAGGTTGCAAAGCTCTCTAAATCAGAAGCTACAGAAAAATTAATGCAGATGACAGAGCGCGATATCAAGAGCGACCTTACTGGACTTATTGCTAAATTGCAAACCGAAGCTCAAGAAATGGCTGAAGAAAAAGCAGGATATATTATTGTTTCAGCTATGGAGCGTATGGCCAGCGAGGTAACCGCCGAACGAACACTGACCAGCGTAAAACTTGACGATGAAGAGATGAAGGGGCGAATTATCGGGAAAGAAGGTCGCAATATTCAAGCCCTGCAACGCTCAACAGGTGTTGATATCATGGTTGATGACACACCCGGTTATATAGTGCTTTCAAGTTTTGATCCTGTGCGTCGTGAGGTTGCACGCCAGGCTGTCGAAATGTTGCTTAAGGATGGTCGCGTTCATCCAGGGCGAATTGAGGAAGTTGTTGAAAAAGCTCAGAAGAATGTACAAAAGGATGTTATTAGAGCAGGTGAAGACGCCGCCCGAGAAGTTGGAGTAATTGGGATACCTAAAGAAATTTTACAAATCTTAGGGGAGCTTAAATACCGTACATCATATGGCCAAAATGTCCTTAAGCACAGTACGGAGATGGCGCATATTGCAGGGATTATTGCCGAAGAAGTTGGCGCAGATGTTAGGATTGCTAAATATTCTGCATTGGTGCATGATATAGGTAAGGCCTTAACTCACAAGATAGAAGGAAAGCATCACCATATTAGTGGTGAGATATTGCGTAAGTACGGTGCTCCAGAAGAGGTAGCATTGGCTGCCGAGCAACATCATGATGATGTTGAGGCTACGACCGTAGAGGCCTTAATCGTACGAGTGGTTGATGCGATAAGCGCCGCCAGGCCGGGTGCTCGAAACATTAGCGCCGAGAACTTTGCAGAACGCATGAAGGAACTTGAAAACGTTGCAAATAGTTTTAGTGGTATAGAAAAATCATACGCCATTAGTGCTGGTCGAGAAGTTAGGGTGTTTGTTAAGCCTCAAAGTGTTGACGATCTGTCGGCAATTAAGTTGGCGCGAGATATTGCCACAAAAATCGAAAGCACCATGCAGTATCCGGGAACCATTAAAGTAAATGTGATTCGCGAAACTCGAGCCATTGAGTTTGCTAAATAG